One region of Microbacterium rhizosphaerae genomic DNA includes:
- a CDS encoding GMC family oxidoreductase, whose product MTSALRDRNGSAWLLTPDGSRAEPRLTAQMRRFDDTHEVDIAIVGCGAGGSVLLQRLARAGWDAVAFDAGPFWDPAKDWVSDEAGSHHLYWTDQRQIGGTDPVPLGSNNSGRGVGGSMVHYAGYVPRFHPSDFHTLSGDGVGADWPIDYADLAPYYADIEAELPVAGEDWPWGDPHSYPHRPHPVSGNGETFLRGALAAGIQAKVGPVAIANGRFGHRPHCIYRGFCLQGCKVNAKASPLITHIPDALAHGAEVRADSMVTSIEIDGRTGRATGVHYLEDGRPRFQRARIVAVAGYSIETPRLLLNSTSARFPDGLCNDFDLVGRYLMVQGAPQTAGRFESEIRMWKAPPPEVSTEEFYETDPSKPYTRGFSIQTVSPLPITWAEHVMAQGHWGADLRRYMSDYVHWACFGALCEFLPLPDNRVTLADEKDGYGLPVAHFSYTQCDNDRALAKAAQATMEQLLEAAGASETMTVQRYAHLVGGARMGADETQGVVDADCRTFAVPNLLITDGSVLPTQGSANPALTIMAVAARAAERLIHRPEP is encoded by the coding sequence CGCAGATGCGCCGGTTCGATGACACGCACGAGGTAGACATCGCGATCGTCGGCTGCGGCGCCGGCGGCTCGGTGCTGCTGCAGCGGCTCGCTCGGGCGGGATGGGATGCTGTGGCCTTCGACGCCGGCCCGTTCTGGGACCCGGCGAAGGACTGGGTGAGCGACGAGGCCGGATCGCACCACCTCTACTGGACCGACCAGCGCCAGATCGGCGGGACGGATCCGGTGCCGCTCGGCTCGAACAACTCCGGGCGCGGCGTCGGCGGATCGATGGTGCACTACGCCGGCTATGTGCCCCGCTTCCACCCGAGCGACTTCCACACCCTCTCGGGCGACGGCGTCGGCGCCGACTGGCCGATCGACTACGCCGACCTCGCGCCGTATTACGCCGACATCGAGGCCGAACTGCCGGTCGCCGGCGAGGACTGGCCGTGGGGCGATCCGCACTCCTACCCGCACCGCCCCCATCCCGTGTCGGGCAACGGCGAGACCTTCCTGCGCGGGGCGCTGGCCGCCGGCATCCAGGCGAAAGTCGGACCGGTCGCGATCGCCAACGGGCGCTTCGGGCATCGCCCGCACTGCATCTACCGCGGCTTCTGCCTGCAGGGGTGCAAGGTCAACGCGAAGGCGTCCCCGCTCATCACGCACATCCCGGACGCGCTCGCGCACGGCGCCGAGGTGCGCGCCGACAGCATGGTGACGTCCATCGAGATCGACGGGCGGACGGGACGGGCGACCGGCGTCCACTACCTCGAGGACGGGCGACCGCGCTTCCAGCGCGCGCGGATCGTGGCCGTCGCCGGATACTCCATCGAGACGCCGCGGCTGCTGCTGAACTCGACATCTGCGCGGTTCCCCGACGGCCTCTGCAACGACTTCGACCTCGTCGGGCGCTACCTCATGGTGCAGGGCGCTCCGCAGACGGCGGGACGGTTCGAGTCGGAGATCCGCATGTGGAAGGCGCCCCCGCCGGAGGTCAGCACGGAGGAGTTCTACGAGACCGATCCGTCGAAGCCGTACACGCGGGGCTTCTCGATCCAGACGGTCTCGCCCCTGCCCATCACGTGGGCGGAGCACGTGATGGCGCAGGGCCACTGGGGAGCCGACCTGCGCCGCTACATGTCGGACTACGTGCACTGGGCATGCTTCGGCGCGCTGTGCGAGTTCCTGCCGCTGCCGGACAACCGTGTGACGCTCGCCGACGAGAAGGACGGCTACGGACTGCCGGTGGCCCACTTCTCGTACACCCAGTGCGACAACGACCGCGCGCTCGCGAAGGCCGCCCAGGCCACCATGGAGCAGCTGCTCGAGGCCGCCGGAGCGAGCGAGACGATGACCGTGCAGCGCTACGCGCACCTCGTCGGCGGGGCCCGGATGGGCGCAGACGAGACGCAGGGGGTGGTGGATGCCGATTGCCGCACGTTCGCGGTGCCCAACCTGCTCATCACCGACGGGAGCGTGCTTCCCACGCAGGGCAGCGCCAATCCGGCCCTCACCATCATGGCCGTCGCCGCACGAGCGGCCGAGCGGCTGATCCATCGCCCGGAGCCGTGA
- a CDS encoding thiamine pyrophosphate-requiring protein has protein sequence MTNVSDFVIARIREWGVRRVFGFPGDGIGEFDGALERAERAGEGVEYIRPTHEEICALMATAHAKFTGEVGVCIATSSPGAFHLMNGLYDAKMDNQPVVAIVGQQGLNAFGTFNQQESNLERTFSDVAAYVQTVVSPEQAQSVVDTAFRTAITRLQPCVIILPHDVQGMDMVEPGTEVWVSRSSAVAPSTALAPPIEQLQAAADIINAGERVTFLVGHGAGGATAEVLEAARLAGAVLITTLRGKQVIPSDVPYHTQQLGLLGSRPSYEQMKTCDTLVLLGTNYPYGQFLPKTGQARAVQVDLRPEQLGLRYPTEVSIWADVAQTLRGLIPLLEQKTDLSWQNRAIEGMRDWDDEIAAQASVRYDDGMNPSHVYRELNKRLPAGAIVTADAGTSADWYGQQIRLRAGMRGDLSGRLATMLAAMPYAVAAKFAYPENPVVCTIGDGAFQMLGMNELITVKKYMARWANPTFIVLVLHNNDLTQVSWEMRTEDANPVWSTSQDVESVDYAGWARLLGFNGVSVTDDDDIGRVWDAAFAHPGVTLIDAHTSRNVPPLPPHITFEFAKNTAEALLKGDPLAVGAITDSAKSMFAEGKARLKDALHLGDRDDDADDDEQS, from the coding sequence ATGACAAACGTCAGCGATTTCGTGATCGCGCGCATCCGCGAGTGGGGGGTGCGACGAGTGTTCGGCTTCCCGGGCGACGGCATCGGCGAGTTCGACGGCGCTCTCGAGCGGGCGGAGCGCGCCGGCGAGGGGGTGGAGTACATCCGCCCCACACACGAGGAGATCTGCGCGCTCATGGCCACGGCGCACGCCAAGTTCACCGGCGAGGTGGGCGTCTGCATCGCGACCTCGAGTCCCGGCGCCTTCCACCTGATGAACGGTCTCTACGACGCGAAGATGGACAACCAGCCCGTGGTCGCCATCGTCGGCCAGCAGGGGCTCAACGCGTTCGGCACGTTCAACCAGCAGGAGAGCAATCTCGAGCGCACGTTCTCGGATGTCGCGGCCTACGTCCAGACGGTCGTGTCGCCCGAGCAGGCGCAGTCCGTCGTCGACACGGCGTTCCGCACGGCCATCACGCGGCTGCAGCCGTGCGTGATCATCCTGCCGCACGACGTGCAGGGCATGGACATGGTCGAGCCGGGCACCGAGGTGTGGGTCTCGCGCTCGAGCGCCGTGGCGCCGTCGACCGCGCTCGCTCCGCCGATCGAGCAGCTGCAGGCGGCAGCCGACATCATCAACGCGGGGGAGCGGGTCACGTTCCTGGTCGGGCACGGGGCCGGCGGCGCCACCGCCGAGGTGCTCGAGGCGGCGCGGCTGGCCGGCGCCGTGCTCATCACGACGTTGCGCGGCAAGCAGGTGATCCCCTCCGACGTGCCGTATCACACGCAGCAGCTCGGGCTCCTGGGCTCGCGGCCGAGCTACGAGCAGATGAAGACGTGCGACACCCTCGTGCTGCTCGGCACCAACTACCCGTACGGCCAGTTCCTCCCGAAGACCGGCCAGGCCCGCGCCGTGCAGGTCGATCTGCGGCCCGAGCAGCTCGGCCTGCGCTACCCGACCGAGGTCAGCATCTGGGCCGACGTGGCGCAGACGTTGCGCGGCCTGATCCCGCTGCTCGAGCAGAAGACCGACCTCTCGTGGCAGAACCGCGCCATCGAGGGGATGCGCGACTGGGACGACGAGATCGCCGCACAGGCGTCGGTGCGGTACGACGACGGCATGAACCCGAGCCACGTCTACCGCGAGCTGAACAAGCGGCTTCCGGCGGGCGCGATCGTGACGGCGGATGCGGGCACGTCCGCCGACTGGTACGGGCAGCAGATCCGGCTGCGCGCGGGGATGCGGGGCGACCTCTCGGGCCGGCTCGCCACCATGCTCGCCGCGATGCCCTACGCCGTCGCGGCGAAGTTCGCGTACCCCGAGAACCCCGTCGTCTGCACCATCGGCGACGGCGCGTTCCAGATGCTCGGCATGAACGAGCTCATCACGGTCAAGAAGTACATGGCGCGGTGGGCGAATCCGACGTTCATCGTGCTGGTGCTCCACAACAACGACCTCACGCAGGTCTCGTGGGAGATGCGCACCGAGGATGCGAACCCGGTGTGGTCGACGTCTCAGGACGTCGAGTCGGTGGACTACGCCGGCTGGGCCCGTCTGCTGGGATTCAACGGGGTCTCGGTCACGGATGACGACGACATCGGCCGGGTGTGGGATGCCGCGTTCGCGCACCCCGGCGTGACCCTGATCGACGCCCACACGAGCCGGAACGTGCCGCCGCTGCCGCCCCACATCACCTTCGAGTTCGCGAAGAACACGGCCGAGGCGCTCCTGAAGGGCGACCCGCTGGCGGTGGGCGCGATCACGGACTCCGCGAAGTCCATGTTCGCGGAGGGCAAGGCGCGCCTGAAGGACGCGCTCCACCTGGGCGACCGCGACGACGACGCCGACGACGATGAACAGTCCTGA
- a CDS encoding enolase C-terminal domain-like protein — MNSPDSGTRIHSIRASAYTVPTATGGRERPESDGTIEWSSTGVLVVRLTAGDATGLGYAYTSPAALGLVRDILWGEVEGGDALDTARLFWAMARASRNSGWPGVGASAVAAVDIAVHDLAAHFLGVPLTQLLGGAHDRIAAYGSGGFTDYTDDELAEQLASWAGAGIRAVKMKVGSVPGDDLRRVQVARAAIGDAVELFVDANGAYDRKTALHLAEEFVGEGVTWFEEPVSSDDREGLHLLRARIPAPVRVAAGEYAYRPTDFRDLLVAGCVDVLQADATRCGVTGFGVAAALAGAFGVPLSAHTAPALHASVAAAHEEAINVEYFHDHQRIEELFFDGVPPLVGGDLVPDRSAPGHALGFKEADAEPYLVDAFRAG; from the coding sequence ATGAACAGTCCTGACTCCGGCACCCGCATCCACTCGATCCGGGCGAGCGCGTACACCGTCCCGACGGCCACCGGCGGGCGCGAGCGCCCGGAGAGCGACGGCACGATCGAGTGGAGCAGCACCGGCGTGCTCGTCGTGCGGCTGACGGCGGGGGATGCCACGGGCCTCGGCTACGCCTACACCTCTCCGGCGGCGCTCGGCCTCGTCCGTGACATCCTCTGGGGCGAGGTCGAGGGCGGCGACGCGCTCGACACCGCCCGGCTGTTCTGGGCGATGGCGCGTGCATCCCGCAACTCCGGCTGGCCGGGCGTCGGCGCGAGCGCCGTCGCCGCCGTCGACATCGCCGTCCACGACCTGGCCGCGCACTTCCTGGGCGTGCCGCTCACGCAGCTGCTCGGCGGCGCGCACGACCGGATCGCCGCGTACGGCAGCGGCGGCTTCACCGACTACACGGATGACGAGCTCGCGGAGCAGCTCGCATCGTGGGCAGGTGCCGGCATCCGGGCGGTGAAGATGAAGGTCGGATCGGTCCCCGGCGACGACCTCCGGCGCGTGCAGGTCGCGCGAGCGGCGATCGGGGACGCCGTCGAGCTGTTCGTGGACGCCAACGGCGCCTACGACCGCAAGACGGCGCTGCACCTCGCCGAGGAGTTCGTGGGCGAGGGTGTGACCTGGTTCGAGGAGCCCGTGTCGAGCGACGACCGGGAGGGCCTGCACCTGCTGCGGGCGCGCATCCCCGCTCCCGTGCGCGTCGCGGCCGGCGAGTACGCCTACCGGCCGACGGACTTCCGCGACCTGCTCGTGGCCGGATGCGTCGACGTGCTGCAGGCCGACGCGACCCGCTGCGGGGTGACCGGCTTCGGCGTCGCCGCCGCGCTCGCGGGCGCGTTCGGCGTGCCGCTCAGCGCTCATACGGCGCCGGCGTTGCACGCATCCGTCGCCGCCGCCCACGAGGAGGCGATCAACGTGGAGTACTTCCACGACCACCAGCGCATCGAGGAGCTCTTCTTCGACGGGGTGCCGCCGCTCGTCGGCGGAGACCTCGTGCCCGACCGCTCCGCTCCGGGCCACGCACTGGGGTTCAAGGAGGCGGACGCCGAACCGTATCTCGTCGACGCCTTCCGCGCCGGATGA
- a CDS encoding DUF7507 domain-containing protein, giving the protein MVGSSVPGMLRAAATGDASPAPQASSPPEFSGNALPPGLESWVLVAIIGAAMVLAMVALLLYGLLNKSTGKTEGNSVVRAWIAVSLVAGVLIITAATLGGSDQGLQNVLIGSMVAGSGSAVAFYFATKSAESANAAVLKAAGIGAPAAAKALLLSKVADPTRISGATAGNTITYHYRVTNAGKDPLTGVHISDSLAPPAATDCVWPAAPGELAPGAVMTATSRVTITDDDIKSGSVTSSATATGSPGTGKSLESEREWTTTKLV; this is encoded by the coding sequence GTGGTCGGTTCGAGCGTGCCGGGAATGCTGCGCGCCGCCGCGACGGGCGACGCGTCGCCGGCGCCGCAGGCGAGCTCCCCGCCGGAGTTCTCGGGGAACGCGCTGCCGCCCGGACTCGAGTCGTGGGTCCTGGTCGCCATCATCGGCGCCGCCATGGTCCTGGCGATGGTGGCGCTGCTGCTCTACGGGCTGCTCAACAAGTCGACGGGCAAGACCGAGGGCAACAGCGTCGTCCGCGCGTGGATCGCCGTGAGCCTCGTCGCCGGAGTGCTGATCATCACGGCGGCGACGCTCGGCGGCAGCGATCAGGGCCTGCAGAACGTGCTCATCGGCAGCATGGTCGCCGGCTCCGGCAGCGCGGTGGCATTCTACTTCGCCACGAAGTCGGCCGAGAGCGCGAACGCCGCCGTGCTGAAGGCCGCCGGCATCGGCGCGCCCGCAGCGGCCAAGGCCCTGCTCCTGAGCAAGGTGGCCGATCCGACGCGGATCTCCGGTGCGACGGCGGGGAACACGATCACGTACCACTACAGGGTCACGAACGCGGGGAAGGATCCCCTGACGGGGGTCCACATCTCCGATTCGCTCGCGCCGCCCGCCGCGACCGACTGCGTCTGGCCGGCCGCGCCGGGCGAGCTCGCTCCGGGGGCGGTGATGACGGCGACGTCACGGGTCACGATCACGGACGACGACATCAAGAGCGGATCCGTCACGAGCAGCGCGACCGCCACCGGCTCTCCCGGCACCGGCAAGAGTCTGGAGTCCGAACGGGAGTGGACGACCACGAAGCTCGTGTGA
- a CDS encoding TIGR03668 family PPOX class F420-dependent oxidoreductase: protein MRLSEQDARARVDAARTATLATVGDDGRPHLVPITFAVEDDLIFTAVDHKPKSTRRLRRLRNIAHNPRVALLADEYSEDWTRLWWVRVDGVADVIDDAEGMRHPVDALVRRYEQYREHRPEGPVIVIRVDSWSGWSGS, encoded by the coding sequence GTGAGGCTGAGCGAGCAGGACGCGCGGGCACGAGTGGATGCGGCGCGCACGGCGACGCTCGCGACGGTGGGGGATGACGGGCGCCCCCACCTCGTGCCGATCACCTTCGCCGTCGAGGACGACCTCATCTTCACGGCCGTCGATCACAAGCCGAAGTCGACGCGCAGGCTGCGGCGGCTGCGCAACATCGCACACAACCCGCGGGTGGCCCTGCTCGCCGACGAGTACAGCGAGGACTGGACCCGGCTGTGGTGGGTGCGAGTGGACGGGGTCGCAGACGTGATCGACGATGCCGAGGGGATGCGGCATCCCGTCGACGCCCTCGTCCGCCGCTACGAGCAGTACCGCGAGCACCGCCCGGAAGGGCCCGTCATCGTCATCCGCGTCGACTCCTGGAGCGGCTGGTCGGG